From the Scatophagus argus isolate fScaArg1 chromosome 21, fScaArg1.pri, whole genome shotgun sequence genome, one window contains:
- the mrtfab gene encoding myocardin related transcription factor Ab isoform X6 — protein MIMLDTNHCLSFEPSPPGSPPMREDMEKAGLTLDHDRHVYHSLKEVLQLKLQQRRTREELVSQGIMPPLKSPAAFHEQRRSLERARTEDYLKRKIRCRPERSELVRMHILEETSAEPSLQAKQLQLKRARLADDLNDKISHRPGPIELVHKNILSVSCPVHSPLDSPKGTGGESSSLDEDSSDALSPDQPTSHDSPLSAVPQLSPSDVLTQNGDMSPSQFLTQSPPPPPPPPSQVNGSDSSPFPKMTNGMTGTSVNSRTSAGQVKQSQAKSTSERPPQRPKKPKDNKPKVKKLKYHQYIPPDQKADKERPPQMDSSYAKLLQQQQLFLQLQILSQQQQHYNYHTILPAPPKPPSEQSPTANSGPSPSRSVPTTTTPTPSSQSGAARQSQTAVGGAKPGTLPANLDEFKVAELKQELKLRGLTVSGTKNDLIERLRNYQEQNGGTAAVVKNGMSQPSQQGMTSAVSAVTTSPTTTTTPDHQSGEGGFKLALSSLAHVVPGRVMRFGSTSSSPPVSPTPSERSLAGMSPDETSCNGDMFGEMVSSPLTQLTLHPSPQHPSNVSPLSQPLSKVKEEIQSSCSLSRPSPATCQPPEPLPGAATDLMDKDQMLQEKDKQIEELTRMLRQKQRLVETLRSQLEQGKMAGGIVSEKEGTESSRTLSEVKPQTLIKASAIQPPTLPNGTVVKVKKEVEPEEGMDGITEEAQAKKAAQPMQCSQETLLRLQQIHRLQVQQAEQQKQTLQQSQVQPPKVEEAKSNPQKLQQQKKEAHILLHQQQQLQQLIIQQTQQKQLQAQQKLAQQKLAQQKLSQQKLVQQNQLRQTQGQVQQSQQKNQVQLKQVQVQIQKPAVNPTQQRKQLRAQQRQQQRQQTTAVTTQQVTPVFINQQNGTQIHTQAISLDLLKANGTPTLVTDSNGNHYLIALTSNTTDGQNGVSSLAKTNGRITLQRLQSTPTKLPSSDSQSKEQPEAEPVSQPIKKGQKAGLHLDTNGVPQASLSVTAPPNLQPFFDDMSDSESQNNFSSLKREEVCPPYDRHTLFTPPSPKPNISLPTQRSKQENALNSQQMDDLFDILLKSGEIPGFKANPDPSLAPLHSDPPSPSSLPSQLHLSPPTPKEPLVSPQPSVGEPCTGSGRLEDFLESTTGAPLLGVEPDGDLTLIDDLHSQMLSTPSILDHPPSPMDTSDLGFSTHSTGLDFGDPTLDSMDWLDISMVGSASGGRGGSEGGRGGSGGAGDGGTSLAPLAPHTPPSVFSTDFLDSTDLQLHWESCL, from the exons ATGATAATGCTGGACACCAACCATTGCCTGTCCTTTGAACCCTCCCCCCCGGGCTCTCCTCCAATGCGAGAAGACATGGAGAAGGCAGGACTGACGTTGGATCATGACAGACATGTCTATCACAGCCTAAAAGAAG TCCTCCAGCTCAAACTCCAACAGAGACGCACACGAGAGGAACTGGTCAGCCAAGGGATCATGCCAC CACTGAAGAGCCCAGCAGCCTTTCACGAACAGCGGAGGAGTTTGGAGCGAGCAAGG ACCGAAGACTATCTGAAGAGGAAGATCCGGTGTCGTCCTGAGCGCTCTGAGTTGGTCAGGATGCACATTCTGGAGG AGACGTCGGCAGAGCCGTCCCTGCAGGccaagcagctgcagctgaagcgAGCGCGACTGGCTGACGACCTCAATGACAAAATCTCCCACAGACCTGGTCCCATCGAACTGGTTCACAAGAAcatcctgtctgtcagctgcCCTGTGCACTCACCACTGG atTCTCCAAAGGGGACTGGAGGAGAGAGCTCATCTTTAGATGAAGACAGCAGTGATGCTCTGTCACCAGACCAGCCAACCAGTCACGACTCTCCTCTGAGTGCCGTCCCTCAGCTGTCCCCGTCGGACGTGCTCACCCAAAACGGGGACATGTCCCCCTCACAG TTCCTTACACagtctcctccaccacctccaccaccccctTCCCAGGTGAATGGCTCAGACTCCTCCCCATTCCCGAAAATGACAAATGGGATGACGGGGACCTCTGTTAACTCCCGCACCTCTGCTGGACAGGTCAAG CAGTCTCAGGCTAAGTCGACTTCAGAACGGCCTCCACAGAGACCTAAGAAACCAAAGGACAACAAACCCAAG GTCAAGAAGCTGAAGTACCATCAGTACATCCCTCCCGACCAGAAGGCAGACAAAGAGCGTCCACCCCAGATGGACTCGTCCTATGCGAAGCtcctccaacagcagcagctcttcctgcagctgcagatcCTCagccagcaacagcagcactaCAACTACCACACCATCCTGCCTGCCCCTCCCAA GCCACCTAGTGAGCAGTCTCCCACAGCCAACTCTGGTCCTTCCCCCTCCCGCAGCGTTCCCACGAcaaccacccccaccccctccagTCAGAGCGGGGCTGCCCGCCAGAGCCAAACTGCAGTGGGAGGAGCCAAACCAGGCACTCTGCCAGCCAACCTGGATGAGTTCAAA GTCGCCGAGTTGAAACAGGAACTGAAATTGCGTGGTCTGACTGTCTCAGGCACCAAGAACGATCTGATCGAGAGGCTCCGCAACTACCAGGAGCAAAATGGCGGAACCGCAGCAGTTGTAAAAAATGGCATGTCTCAGCCCAGCCAGCAGGGCATGACCTCAGCTGTTAGCGCTGTTACAACCTCTCCAACCACAACTACCACCCCTGACCACCAATCAGGAGAGGGTGGCTTTAAGTTAGCTTTGTCATCATTGGCTCATGTGGTTCCAGGGCGGGTCATGCGATTTGGGAGCACCAGTTCCAGCCCTCCAGTGTCACCTACTCCATCTGAGAGGTCGCTGGCTGGGATGAGTCCAGACGAGACGAGCTGTAACGGAGACATGTTTGGAGAGATG GTGAGCTCTCCCCTGACCCAACTCACCCTCCACCCATCTCCTCAACACCCATCAAATGTCTCCCCCCTCTCACAGCCTCTCTCTAAAGTCAAAGAAGAGATCCAGAGCTCGTGCAGCCTCTCCAGGCCTTCACCAGCCACATGCCAGCCTCCAGAGCCCCTGCCTGGAGCAGCAACAGACCTCATGGACAAGGACCAGATGCTCCAGGAGAAGGACAAGCAGATCGAGGAGCTGACCAGGATGCTGAGGCAGAAGCAGAGGCTGGTGGAGACCCTCAGGTCCCAGCTGGAGCAGGGCAAGATGGCAGGTGGAATAGTGTCAGAGAAGGAAGGGACTGAGAGTAGCAGAACACTTTCAGAGGTTAAACCTCAAACTCTGATAAAAGCCTCTGCCATTCAGCCTCCCACTCTCCCTAACGGCACTGTGGTGAAGGTGAAGAAGGAGGTGGAGCCTGAGGAGGGGATGGATGGAATAACAGAGGAGGCCCAGGCAAAGAAAGCGGCGCAGCCGATGCAGTGCTCTCAGGAGACTCTCCTCAGGCTGCAGCAGATTCATCGGCTACAGGTCCAGCAAGctgaacagcagaaacagacactGCAGCAGAGTCAGGTGCAACCGCCAAAAGTGGAAGAGGCTAAATCAAACCCTCAAAAATTacaacagcagaagaaagaagCCCATATCCTGCTCCATCAGCAGCAACAACTACAGCAGCTTATCATACAGCAAACCCAACAGAAACAGCTCCAGGCCCAGCAGAAGTTAGCACAGCAAAAACTCGCCCAACAGAAACTCAGCCAACAGAAGCTGGTGCAGCAGAACCAGCTCAGACAAACTCAAGGGCAAGTTCAACAAAGCCAGCAGAAGAACCAGGTTCAGCTGAAACAGGTTCAAGTGCAGATCCAGAAGCCTGCAGTGAACCCAACCcagcagaggaagcagctgagggctcagcagaggcagcagcagaggcagcagacGACAGCTGTCACCACACAACAG GTGACTCCGGTCTTCATCAACCAACAAAATGGCACTCAGATCCACACTCAGGCCATTTCGTTAGACCTCCTCAAGGCAAATGGCACTCCAACGCTGGTCACCGACAGCAACGGCAACCACTACCTGATCGCTCTCACCAGTAACACCACAGACGGACAGAACGGAGTGTCCTCATTGGCCAAAACCAACGGACGCATCACGCTGCAG aGATTGCAGTCGACTCCAACCAAACTCCCCAGCTctgacagccaatcaaaagAGCAGCCAGAGGCTGAGCCTGTGAGCCAGCCAATTAAAAAG GGACAGAAGGCGGGGCTGCACCTGGACACCAATGGCGTGCCGCAAGCCAGCTTGTCAGTCACTGCTCCGCCCAACCTGCAGCCTTTCTTTGACGACATGTCAGACAGTGAAAGCCAAAACAACTTCTCATCTCTTAAG agagaggaggtgtgTCCGCCTTACGACCGGCACACACTGttcacccctccctctcccaAACCCAACATCTCCCTTCCTACTCAGCGCTCCAAA CAGGAGAATGCCCTGAACAGTCAGCAGATGGACGACCTGTTTGACATCCTGCTCAAGAGTGGAG AAATCCCCGGCTTCAAGGCCAACCCGGACCCTTCCCTTGCCCCTCTCCACTCTGACCCGCCCTCCCCATCTTCTCTCCCATCCCAGCTCCACCTGTCCCCTCCCACCCCTAAGGAGCCCCTCGTCTCCCCTCAGCCTTCTGTGGGAGAGCCCTGCACAGGCAGCGGACGCCTGGAAGACTTCCTGGAAAGCACCACAGGTGCCCCGCTGCTGGGTGTGGAGCCCGACGGTGACCTGACGCTGATCGACGACCTTCACAGCCAAATGCTGAGCACGCCCAGCATCCTGgaccaccctccctcccccatGGACACGTCCGACCTGGGTTTCTCCACGCACTCTACAGGGCTGGACTTTGGCGACCCCACCTTGGACAGCATGGACTGGCTGGATATCTCCATGGTGGGGAGTGCCAGcggagggagaggaggcagcgaaggggggagaggaggaagcggaggagcTGGCGACGGGGGGACTAGTCTGGCCCCGCTGGCACCACACACTCCGCCGAGCGTCTTCTCGACTGATTTTCTGGACAGCACGGACCTGCAGCTGCACTGGGAGTCGTGTCTGTAG
- the mrtfab gene encoding myocardin related transcription factor Ab isoform X7, with protein sequence MIMLDTNHCLSFEPSPPGSPPMREDMEKAGLTLDHDRHVYHSLKEVLQLKLQQRRTREELVSQGIMPPLKSPAAFHEQRRSLERARTEDYLKRKIRCRPERSELVRMHILEETSAEPSLQAKQLQLKRARLADDLNDKISHRPGPIELVHKNILSVSCPVHSPLDSPKGTGGESSSLDEDSSDALSPDQPTSHDSPLSAVPQLSPSDVLTQNGDMSPSQFLTQSPPPPPPPPSQVNGSDSSPFPKMTNGMTGTSVNSRTSAGQVKQSQAKSTSERPPQRPKKPKDNKPKVKKLKYHQYIPPDQKADKERPPQMDSSYAKLLQQQQLFLQLQILSQQQQHYNYHTILPAPPKPPSEQSPTANSGPSPSRSVPTTTTPTPSSQSGAARQSQTAVGGAKPGTLPANLDEFKVAELKQELKLRGLTVSGTKNDLIERLRNYQEQNGGTAAVVKNGMSQPSQQGMTSAVSAVTTSPTTTTTPDHQSGEGGFKLALSSLAHVVPGRVMRFGSTSSSPPVSPTPSERSLAGMSPDETSCNGDMFGEMVSSPLTQLTLHPSPQHPSNVSPLSQPLSKVKEEIQSSCSLSRPSPATCQPPEPLPGAATDLMDKDQMLQEKDKQIEELTRMLRQKQRLVETLRSQLEQGKMAGGIVSEKEGTESSRTLSEVKPQTLIKASAIQPPTLPNGTVVKVKKEVEPEEGMDGITEEAQAKKAAQPMQCSQETLLRLQQIHRLQVQQAEQQKQTLQQSQVQPPKVEEAKSNPQKLQQQKKEAHILLHQQQQLQQLIIQQTQQKQLQAQQKLAQQKLAQQKLSQQKLVQQNQLRQTQGQVQQSQQKNQVQLKQVQVQIQKPAVNPTQQRKQLRAQQRQQQRQQTTAVTTQQVTPVFINQQNGTQIHTQAISLDLLKANGTPTLVTDSNGNHYLIALTSNTTDGQNGVSSLAKTNGRITLQRLQSTPTKLPSSDSQSKEQPEAEPVSQPIKKGQKAGLHLDTNGVPQASLSVTAPPNLQPFFDDMSDSESQNNFSSLKREEVCPPYDRHTLFTPPSPKPNISLPTQRSKENALNSQQMDDLFDILLKSGEIPGFKANPDPSLAPLHSDPPSPSSLPSQLHLSPPTPKEPLVSPQPSVGEPCTGSGRLEDFLESTTGAPLLGVEPDGDLTLIDDLHSQMLSTPSILDHPPSPMDTSDLGFSTHSTGLDFGDPTLDSMDWLDISMVGSASGGRGGSEGGRGGSGGAGDGGTSLAPLAPHTPPSVFSTDFLDSTDLQLHWESCL encoded by the exons ATGATAATGCTGGACACCAACCATTGCCTGTCCTTTGAACCCTCCCCCCCGGGCTCTCCTCCAATGCGAGAAGACATGGAGAAGGCAGGACTGACGTTGGATCATGACAGACATGTCTATCACAGCCTAAAAGAAG TCCTCCAGCTCAAACTCCAACAGAGACGCACACGAGAGGAACTGGTCAGCCAAGGGATCATGCCAC CACTGAAGAGCCCAGCAGCCTTTCACGAACAGCGGAGGAGTTTGGAGCGAGCAAGG ACCGAAGACTATCTGAAGAGGAAGATCCGGTGTCGTCCTGAGCGCTCTGAGTTGGTCAGGATGCACATTCTGGAGG AGACGTCGGCAGAGCCGTCCCTGCAGGccaagcagctgcagctgaagcgAGCGCGACTGGCTGACGACCTCAATGACAAAATCTCCCACAGACCTGGTCCCATCGAACTGGTTCACAAGAAcatcctgtctgtcagctgcCCTGTGCACTCACCACTGG atTCTCCAAAGGGGACTGGAGGAGAGAGCTCATCTTTAGATGAAGACAGCAGTGATGCTCTGTCACCAGACCAGCCAACCAGTCACGACTCTCCTCTGAGTGCCGTCCCTCAGCTGTCCCCGTCGGACGTGCTCACCCAAAACGGGGACATGTCCCCCTCACAG TTCCTTACACagtctcctccaccacctccaccaccccctTCCCAGGTGAATGGCTCAGACTCCTCCCCATTCCCGAAAATGACAAATGGGATGACGGGGACCTCTGTTAACTCCCGCACCTCTGCTGGACAGGTCAAG CAGTCTCAGGCTAAGTCGACTTCAGAACGGCCTCCACAGAGACCTAAGAAACCAAAGGACAACAAACCCAAG GTCAAGAAGCTGAAGTACCATCAGTACATCCCTCCCGACCAGAAGGCAGACAAAGAGCGTCCACCCCAGATGGACTCGTCCTATGCGAAGCtcctccaacagcagcagctcttcctgcagctgcagatcCTCagccagcaacagcagcactaCAACTACCACACCATCCTGCCTGCCCCTCCCAA GCCACCTAGTGAGCAGTCTCCCACAGCCAACTCTGGTCCTTCCCCCTCCCGCAGCGTTCCCACGAcaaccacccccaccccctccagTCAGAGCGGGGCTGCCCGCCAGAGCCAAACTGCAGTGGGAGGAGCCAAACCAGGCACTCTGCCAGCCAACCTGGATGAGTTCAAA GTCGCCGAGTTGAAACAGGAACTGAAATTGCGTGGTCTGACTGTCTCAGGCACCAAGAACGATCTGATCGAGAGGCTCCGCAACTACCAGGAGCAAAATGGCGGAACCGCAGCAGTTGTAAAAAATGGCATGTCTCAGCCCAGCCAGCAGGGCATGACCTCAGCTGTTAGCGCTGTTACAACCTCTCCAACCACAACTACCACCCCTGACCACCAATCAGGAGAGGGTGGCTTTAAGTTAGCTTTGTCATCATTGGCTCATGTGGTTCCAGGGCGGGTCATGCGATTTGGGAGCACCAGTTCCAGCCCTCCAGTGTCACCTACTCCATCTGAGAGGTCGCTGGCTGGGATGAGTCCAGACGAGACGAGCTGTAACGGAGACATGTTTGGAGAGATG GTGAGCTCTCCCCTGACCCAACTCACCCTCCACCCATCTCCTCAACACCCATCAAATGTCTCCCCCCTCTCACAGCCTCTCTCTAAAGTCAAAGAAGAGATCCAGAGCTCGTGCAGCCTCTCCAGGCCTTCACCAGCCACATGCCAGCCTCCAGAGCCCCTGCCTGGAGCAGCAACAGACCTCATGGACAAGGACCAGATGCTCCAGGAGAAGGACAAGCAGATCGAGGAGCTGACCAGGATGCTGAGGCAGAAGCAGAGGCTGGTGGAGACCCTCAGGTCCCAGCTGGAGCAGGGCAAGATGGCAGGTGGAATAGTGTCAGAGAAGGAAGGGACTGAGAGTAGCAGAACACTTTCAGAGGTTAAACCTCAAACTCTGATAAAAGCCTCTGCCATTCAGCCTCCCACTCTCCCTAACGGCACTGTGGTGAAGGTGAAGAAGGAGGTGGAGCCTGAGGAGGGGATGGATGGAATAACAGAGGAGGCCCAGGCAAAGAAAGCGGCGCAGCCGATGCAGTGCTCTCAGGAGACTCTCCTCAGGCTGCAGCAGATTCATCGGCTACAGGTCCAGCAAGctgaacagcagaaacagacactGCAGCAGAGTCAGGTGCAACCGCCAAAAGTGGAAGAGGCTAAATCAAACCCTCAAAAATTacaacagcagaagaaagaagCCCATATCCTGCTCCATCAGCAGCAACAACTACAGCAGCTTATCATACAGCAAACCCAACAGAAACAGCTCCAGGCCCAGCAGAAGTTAGCACAGCAAAAACTCGCCCAACAGAAACTCAGCCAACAGAAGCTGGTGCAGCAGAACCAGCTCAGACAAACTCAAGGGCAAGTTCAACAAAGCCAGCAGAAGAACCAGGTTCAGCTGAAACAGGTTCAAGTGCAGATCCAGAAGCCTGCAGTGAACCCAACCcagcagaggaagcagctgagggctcagcagaggcagcagcagaggcagcagacGACAGCTGTCACCACACAACAG GTGACTCCGGTCTTCATCAACCAACAAAATGGCACTCAGATCCACACTCAGGCCATTTCGTTAGACCTCCTCAAGGCAAATGGCACTCCAACGCTGGTCACCGACAGCAACGGCAACCACTACCTGATCGCTCTCACCAGTAACACCACAGACGGACAGAACGGAGTGTCCTCATTGGCCAAAACCAACGGACGCATCACGCTGCAG aGATTGCAGTCGACTCCAACCAAACTCCCCAGCTctgacagccaatcaaaagAGCAGCCAGAGGCTGAGCCTGTGAGCCAGCCAATTAAAAAG GGACAGAAGGCGGGGCTGCACCTGGACACCAATGGCGTGCCGCAAGCCAGCTTGTCAGTCACTGCTCCGCCCAACCTGCAGCCTTTCTTTGACGACATGTCAGACAGTGAAAGCCAAAACAACTTCTCATCTCTTAAG agagaggaggtgtgTCCGCCTTACGACCGGCACACACTGttcacccctccctctcccaAACCCAACATCTCCCTTCCTACTCAGCGCTCCAAA GAGAATGCCCTGAACAGTCAGCAGATGGACGACCTGTTTGACATCCTGCTCAAGAGTGGAG AAATCCCCGGCTTCAAGGCCAACCCGGACCCTTCCCTTGCCCCTCTCCACTCTGACCCGCCCTCCCCATCTTCTCTCCCATCCCAGCTCCACCTGTCCCCTCCCACCCCTAAGGAGCCCCTCGTCTCCCCTCAGCCTTCTGTGGGAGAGCCCTGCACAGGCAGCGGACGCCTGGAAGACTTCCTGGAAAGCACCACAGGTGCCCCGCTGCTGGGTGTGGAGCCCGACGGTGACCTGACGCTGATCGACGACCTTCACAGCCAAATGCTGAGCACGCCCAGCATCCTGgaccaccctccctcccccatGGACACGTCCGACCTGGGTTTCTCCACGCACTCTACAGGGCTGGACTTTGGCGACCCCACCTTGGACAGCATGGACTGGCTGGATATCTCCATGGTGGGGAGTGCCAGcggagggagaggaggcagcgaaggggggagaggaggaagcggaggagcTGGCGACGGGGGGACTAGTCTGGCCCCGCTGGCACCACACACTCCGCCGAGCGTCTTCTCGACTGATTTTCTGGACAGCACGGACCTGCAGCTGCACTGGGAGTCGTGTCTGTAG